The nucleotide sequence gtaagttcctttcctactcactaaagccaaaaatcagcacataatcaagaatgcatcaacaagtcataatctcaactaatcatggcataacatagcattctattcaagcatatcatgcatcataatataatcacaactagtcatagcatatcaagcatcaccatggccgaaacatatacatagtgcattgcataaaacatagctagacatggcataacaaacaagtatcatggtatatcaaagcatggccgaaacatgtatatcaaagcatcatactatggccaaaacatgtacatcaaggcatcatcatatctatggccaaaatctatatatcaggcatcaacaaatccatggccgaaacatgtctataaggtatagcatgaacataacataatcataccttatcatggcatatcataatcaagagcataacatgaaacatagcataatcataaggtgtatgcaatatgattttggaaaacatgtatccgaaaaacatgtgtatgtctcatgatctttaaaaccattttcttttacatatatacttgaaagtaatctcaacataagggggatcccggctatgtaccacttacatattgcgcgcaaccttgtaggtccaaggtagcaagtcttgaaccctacgaggcaaacatactaggcccttagtcctaggggcacttaggagcacatccctaacgaggtccttagtccccggggcgcttatggagcccacccttggtacaagccactcacacataaagtaaagtacatgtcatatatatcatgtatcataaaagcatgcatcacttaggcacacatcatatcataaaggtatatatcacttaggcatacatcatgtcataaaagtatgcatcacttaggcatacatcatgtcataaaagtatgcatcacttaggcatacatcatatcataaggtatgcatcacttaggcatccatcatgtcataaaggtatgcatcacttaggcatacatcacatcataaaagcatgcacatttttaagcacttaacatatcatcaaagcatgcatatattaaccacatatcacattttaaagcatgcacatttttaagcacttaacatatcatcaaccatgcatatattaaccacatatcacattttaaagcatgcacatttttaagcacttaacatatcatcaaggcatgcatttttaaccacatatcatatcataaaacatgcatgtctctaagcacgtatcatatcataaaagcatgcatatttcttaagcacatatcatatcatgaaagcatgcatatctcatatcataagtcagaaatcacaagcatacatattaagcataaaggtgtatcttgtgaatatcctatcataggaaacatggtatcatatttatcttggttttaagcttcctaaacccttgtggatgaaaccctttagagctcaatttaggttaagcacaacatccaagcatgtggcaccaaaattatcatcataacattttcataggaagcattataaacatgattaacttagtttctaagttcctcaagcccctaatttcatatggccgaaaccttaaggtgtgaaacaaggttccatataacataaaagcatggacaactttaaatcatatttataacatttttaccaaggaacaaggtaaacacatttgacacatttgaattagttcctaagttctttaagcccttaacatatgtcatggccgaaatttaacaagttctcattagggctacaaacaagcatacaagcatgtgaacttggactaacattatgtataaattcatacaaggcatcatacaatagttatggccgaaacataccctagcatcattttaggtcataaaacaacatatagcaattgaaccttggctttctacttatcatatttcatgtagagtgacatgagcatatttaatttaagtcctagggtttctagggcatctaaaccttcatgaccgaaacattcaagggttcatttaggtcatggaaaaatcatacaagcatgtgaagcaatcaacacattatcctattttcataagaagtacttttaacacatttggtttcatttctaaggcctctaggtctttttaaccctacttggctgaaactcacagaatataaacttgcttcaaatagcctaaaagcatgagaatttatacaattttcatagcatgtataaggacaagcataatgagtatacatatgaattgtgtcttaggctttctaggtttctttttctctttttcttttatttttttctcatggccgaaacctaccattctttagctaggttcttaagtggcctaaagaatgaaaaacctaagtaagtttcatggcaaaaattactaagaaacatatatacaaattggttcatgaataagctaggaccccttgtggtcatacatgttatatgtcatgcaactaatttttctacaccctaattaagcatgagggcattgaacaacttccatatctaaatagcacagagatcttgagcatattaaaattttgtttaagcatttctaagctatccatctcatcatggccgaaaaaccctaagaaggagttcatgaaattctagcaatattcaagcatacaaatcctttaagatctttgtattctatcacatgagcatggttatttaaatttaaaggtcttcctaaccctaaaccatttcttggccgaaacatataagaggttttcttttagtttcaaatatattttaagcaagaaaactaatacaagatccttaatatttcatagggagaatcttgtactaatttggtaaaacaataatttccctagcctccttaaaatatttttggccgaaattctagggttaagtaccccactgatcaagtatcatataggtataaaaacatgaagaaaaacccttctacatagcataaaaaatctatcatgaaatgaagactagttttaaacatcactagattttgaaagctcttcttggccgaattttcttaaacttgtttctaggttttaaaatcctcataaaatccaaaaagcacataaaagccttgtaccacaagtgaggggaagcttacatccttttcgcttgtggatctaaggtatggtgaagaagaagtagcctcttcttctagttcctttcccttgattcccttgctaagtcctccttgtatcttaggttttcttaggagaaaaccttggcttggggccgaaaatggaggagagggggaactgaggtttcggtgagggagatgagagaatgagaaaaatgagagaaaatagaattttccctttacatattctcttttatgttaagggggaagaggtagcaaacttaggcTGCGTTTGGTTTGATATTTtcctattttcattttctttttttttggaaATAGTTGTTTGGTGTGTGTTTTTCATTTCCGTTTTCTGGAAAATGAAAAGTCATTTCCTAGAAAAATAGAAAACGctattttatcattttctaaCGAAAATGGGAAAATGCGCTCAAATATCAGAAATGAGAAAACGCGCACTGCCTCCGTGAGAAAACGCGCTGCTGCAGcgcatttccttttctttatttctttctcccctctctcgcgacggcgattACCCTTTCCCCTTCTTCATCGCGGCGCCAGCTACGCTCGACTCGCCGCCGGCCGAGCCTCCTTCTCCCCTCCCTTTTCTATTTCACCGTGCCCTAGTTTTCCCTTTCTCCACCACGCTGGCTTCCCCCTAGCGACGCCGAACCCTAGCTGTCTCCATCGCCGCCTCTCAGCACCGACCCGAGCCCTCTCCGTTcccctttctccttcttcatcgCGGCGCCGGCGACGCTCGACCCGCCGCCGGCTGAGCCTCCTTCTCCCCTCCCCTTTCTATTTCACCGTTCCCTTGTTTTCTCTACATTGGGGCATCAACTTACTAGAAAAGAAGTTCTCCAGAAACGCATTaacagaggaagaaaagaaggctTTCAAGGTAATTTGCTTTGGAAGAAAAATGTCTTTTTTGTGTGCGACTGGAATTTAGATGAGTAATAGAATGGACACTGAATCGTTAAATTTAATTTCCTGCAGAAACTATTGAAAGAAGATGGCTACTATACGATCAGATTGTCATCTAATGTGTTAGATCCTCCGGGAAGAGATTTTGTTGTTTCATCAGTCAGAGTTGTGAGTAAACAACCCGTTGATTTTTTGATCCTTCTGTTTAACTTCAAATTTTTTCCACTTGTTCTATTCACTTTTTCATTCTAATTTGAACCTGAAAGGCCAAATAATGTTTCTGAAAATGCAATTTTGTTTTGTAAGCACCATATAGTAAAAAGATAGTGTCAGATCTTGAGGCCCAGTCTTATAATATGAAATAGTAAAAATAAAGTTCATTATAGAGGTATGCATGAATTACAAGTCAATGACATAAGACTTGGATGTACATAccaattttttttctctacatGCTTTAACTTGCTTAGGGTATTGCTTTGGGTATTACATTTTCTAATATATGTTGCTCTACATTTTTATGTCGGCTTTAATATTGGCAATTTTTAGAGATTACATTATGGGAGGGCATAATCCAAGTATCGAAATTGAGAAGTATGATTGGTCAAAGACAAATGTTGCCATGTTTGTCGATATCATTTATGAAAAAGTGAAGCACAATAAGTTACAAACATCTACCTTCACTAATACGGTTTGGGAGGAGATCAACAAAGAATTATATCAGGTTACGAACAAGAATTATGGTGTAGAAAGGCTCAAAGGTAAATGGAATCGTCTACGCACAAGACAACGTCTTTTTGCAGCATTGCTTGCGCATACTGGTGTGACAATGGATCCTGACACCAATAAAGTGAATGCTCCAGAGGAAGTGTGGGCAGAATTTTATCTGGTAAATACTTATATctaatcaaatatataattttattgtaTGTTTATGTATAATAAAATGTATTTTTTTGTAATCAATGGaacagaaaaataaaaaggagtaTAAGTCAATACGAAAGGAAGGATGTGATCATTTTCACATTCTTAGTGAAATTTTCGGCGGGACAACTGCAACTGGTGATATGCATAGAGCTTCTACTCAATTACCTCCCACATCTGATGAAGAGAGAGAGCTCGAAGAAGCATTCATTAACAGAGGTGTCAGCTCATATGTTGAAGTTGTCGATGACGAGAATGAGGACGTTGGAGGGGAACCTAACAATCGCCGACGTCGTAGTACAGAATCAACTGAGAGTCATCGACGTAAAGATCCTAAGCGTTCAAAAACTGAAAAATATGATGCTTATATGGACAAGTGGAGTGATACCTTGCAACACCTGAGTCAAGAATCTATTGCTAGGCAAAAATACCTAGATTTGAGGGCTACTAAGTTAGAACGCGAACAAGAAATTTCTTCCTCTACTGGAACGAGCGGGTTCAGTGATCCTTACTCTATAGATATGTGCATGCAGGTTTTAAATCAGATGGATGACTTATCAAACCAAGTGTACACAAAAGCTACAGAAGCTTTCGGTAAACCTTGGCTACGAGAGGTTTTCATGAAAATTCCATCAAATAGGAGAGCTGGATGGTTGGATTGCCTCAATCTCGACCGTGTGTAGGGTCATATGTTGACAAGTTCATGGGGATTGCTTTTATTACCTAGCCGGAGACTTTTTAAGTAATGATGGTTTTTGATTTTGTGACTTGAATGTGTAAACTGTAAGACATATTTGCTATTTTGTGGATTGAATGTTTAAGACATATttgatattttgaaatttaatgttgATGACTATGTCAtgctttttaaattttaattgtttatTGGTTTGCctcaattcataattaattttatacaTGTGTGCTGAGTTTAATATCGATTTATTGCAGATCATGTCAAACTCTGATGATGAATCTGATGACTATGATGAATTAGGCCCAGATATCAATTTGCTTCTTATTTTGAGCCATGCAAATGATTTTTTTCATGAAATGACTCAGTTTCATAGATCTATTGATCGGATGCCTTGTCGAACGTCATCTCTTACTGGGAGGATGTATATTCAAGAAATACTTGATGGGCACCCTCAAGTTTGCTTTGATAATTTTCGTATGTCGAAACATGTGTTCGTGAATTTTTGTAGGACATTAAAAGAGATGAATCTATTACAAGATGGAAAGAAAGTTACTGTTGAAGAAGGTGTCGCTATGTTCTTACTAATCATCGGGCACAACACACGACATCGAATATGTGCAGATCGATTTCAACATTCATTGTACACTTGTAGCAAGTGGTTCAAACGAGTTTTACGAGCTGTTTGTACATTGGGCACACATATTATTCGACCATATGAACACAATGGCGTCCATCCTCGCATATTGCATAATCCAAAGTGGTTTCCATATTTTAAGGTATATATTTTACCCTAATGTATCTAGTTACATTAACAACATATCTTTACTAAGAcattgtgtatttttagaattgtcTTGGAGCTATTGATGGAACTCACGTATCGGCATGGGCACCGACATCAATTCAAACATCTTTCGTGGTAGAAAGGTTATTGTCACACAAAATGT is from Zingiber officinale cultivar Zhangliang chromosome 7B, Zo_v1.1, whole genome shotgun sequence and encodes:
- the LOC122004285 gene encoding uncharacterized protein At2g29880-like, with product MGGHNPSIEIEKYDWSKTNVAMFVDIIYEKVKHNKLQTSTFTNTVWEEINKELYQVTNKNYGVERLKGKWNRLRTRQRLFAALLAHTGVTMDPDTNKVNAPEEVWAEFYLKNKKEYKSIRKEGCDHFHILSEIFGGTTATGDMHRASTQLPPTSDEERELEEAFINRGVSSYVEVVDDENEDVGGEPNNRRRRSTESTESHRRKDPKRSKTEKYDAYMDKWSDTLQHLSQESIARQKYLDLRATKLEREQEISSSTGTSGFSDPYSIDMCMQVLNQMDDLSNQVYTKATEAFGKPWLREVFMKIPSNRRAGWLDCLNLDRV